In one window of Microbacterium natoriense DNA:
- a CDS encoding MFS transporter, with the protein MRSFWNALPAEGRWLLSTVAVQTLGRGMTLPFTIIYLHEVRGFDLGFSGALMSLIAITGLIITGPGGTLIDRIGARRVLIAGLIAMIAGCVLLAFATHPLVATVAVMLIGVNFGVSWPGFNALIATVVDGEVRQQYFGVNFALVNLGIGIGGVIGGFFVNVDDPSTFTTIFLIDAVTCLVPLGLLLGPLRHVRTQPDEADIPAEHGGYREILRRPVVLWITALTFLSVFIGYGQMEAGFPAFARQVAEVSTQVVGISFAVNTAVIVLLQFAVLKLITGRRRTRVMQLMAVIWAASWLLLGGAGLLPGTLAAAVGVIAYMGVFAFGETMLQPTVPAIYNDLATDATRGRYNAINSAAFQGGAITGPLVAGVMLGEGLGGWFIAAMVAGAVLVCVLALVLERVLDPAANGVAVQV; encoded by the coding sequence ATGAGAAGCTTCTGGAACGCCCTGCCTGCAGAAGGGCGGTGGCTGCTGTCGACAGTGGCGGTGCAGACGCTCGGACGAGGCATGACTCTGCCCTTCACGATCATCTACCTGCATGAAGTGCGCGGGTTCGATCTGGGATTCTCCGGTGCGCTCATGAGCCTCATCGCGATCACCGGGCTGATCATCACAGGGCCGGGAGGCACCCTGATCGACCGCATCGGCGCCAGACGCGTGCTCATCGCGGGGTTGATCGCGATGATCGCGGGTTGCGTCCTGCTCGCCTTCGCCACGCATCCGCTCGTCGCGACGGTCGCCGTCATGCTGATCGGCGTGAACTTCGGCGTCTCCTGGCCGGGCTTCAACGCGCTCATCGCGACCGTGGTCGACGGCGAGGTCCGCCAGCAGTACTTCGGCGTGAACTTCGCCCTGGTGAACCTCGGCATCGGCATCGGAGGGGTGATCGGCGGCTTCTTCGTGAACGTCGACGATCCGAGTACCTTCACGACCATCTTCCTGATCGACGCCGTCACGTGCCTGGTGCCGCTCGGCCTGCTGCTCGGACCTCTCCGGCACGTCCGCACGCAGCCAGACGAAGCGGACATACCAGCCGAGCATGGCGGGTACCGCGAGATCCTCCGCCGTCCGGTCGTGCTCTGGATCACGGCTCTCACGTTCCTCTCAGTCTTCATCGGCTACGGCCAGATGGAGGCGGGTTTCCCGGCCTTCGCGCGACAGGTCGCCGAGGTGTCCACGCAGGTCGTCGGCATCTCGTTCGCCGTCAACACCGCGGTGATCGTCCTGCTGCAGTTCGCCGTCTTGAAGCTCATCACCGGGCGGCGGCGCACCCGTGTCATGCAGCTCATGGCTGTGATCTGGGCCGCGTCGTGGCTCCTGCTGGGCGGCGCGGGACTGCTTCCCGGCACGCTCGCCGCGGCTGTCGGCGTCATCGCGTACATGGGCGTGTTCGCGTTCGGTGAGACGATGCTGCAGCCGACGGTTCCGGCGATCTACAACGACCTCGCCACCGATGCCACGCGAGGGCGCTACAACGCGATCAACTCCGCCGCGTTCCAGGGAGGAGCGATCACGGGACCGCTCGTGGCGGGCGTGATGCTGGGCGAGGGGCTCGGCGGGTGGTTCATCGCGGCGATGGTCGCCGGTGCGGTCCTCGTCTGCGTGCTCGCTCTCGTGCTCGAGCGCGTCCTCGATCCCGCCGCGAACGGCGTCGCCGTTCAGGTCTGA
- a CDS encoding DNA topoisomerase IB, translating into MMSLVRVIPGEDLGFRRVRSGSGFRYVDADGQSVSAADRERIQDLVIPPRWTDVWIAADPLAHIQAVGTDDAGRRQYLYHPLWRVRRDRRKFSRALRLAEALPTARRRATRSLRADGLTRERALALAFRLLDDAALRVGSERYLVRHGSRGLTTLQRRDVRVDGPSVSLCFPAKSGRTASVEVTDAVLADAIADFAAGSPRAPLLAYRKGRRRVRITPTEVNSYLRELTGASYSAKDFRTLHGTILAADVLARIGPMQARQDRRRAERLAVQATASGLGNTTAVARGSYVDPRVFREYARGRTLDLSVSPETAIRRLLG; encoded by the coding sequence ATGATGAGCCTGGTGCGGGTGATCCCCGGAGAGGACCTCGGCTTCCGCCGTGTGCGCTCCGGATCCGGCTTTCGCTACGTCGACGCAGACGGGCAGTCCGTCTCGGCGGCTGACCGCGAGCGGATCCAGGACCTGGTGATCCCGCCTCGGTGGACGGACGTGTGGATAGCCGCGGATCCGCTGGCTCACATCCAGGCGGTGGGCACGGACGATGCGGGCCGTCGGCAATACCTCTACCACCCGCTCTGGCGGGTGCGCAGAGACCGCCGGAAGTTCTCGCGAGCCCTGCGCCTGGCCGAGGCGTTGCCGACGGCGAGGCGGCGAGCGACCAGGAGCCTGCGGGCAGACGGACTCACCAGGGAGCGCGCCCTGGCACTCGCGTTCAGGCTGCTCGACGATGCCGCGTTGCGGGTCGGATCCGAGCGATACCTCGTCCGCCATGGAAGCCGGGGATTGACCACCCTGCAGCGGCGAGACGTCCGCGTCGATGGGCCGTCGGTCTCGTTGTGCTTCCCCGCGAAAAGCGGACGGACGGCGTCGGTCGAGGTGACCGACGCCGTCCTCGCCGACGCGATCGCCGACTTCGCAGCGGGATCGCCGCGGGCGCCGTTGCTCGCCTACCGAAAGGGCCGTCGGCGAGTGCGGATCACCCCGACAGAGGTGAATTCGTATCTGCGCGAGCTCACGGGGGCGTCGTATTCGGCGAAGGATTTCCGCACGCTGCACGGCACCATCCTCGCCGCCGATGTGCTCGCCCGCATCGGACCTATGCAGGCGCGGCAGGATCGCCGGCGGGCCGAGCGGCTGGCCGTGCAGGCGACGGCATCGGGTCTCGGCAACACGACGGCGGTCGCGCGGGGGAGCTACGTCGATCCCCGCGTGTTCCGCGAGTACGCGCGTGGTCGGACGCTCGATCTCTCGGTGTCGCCGGAGACGGCGATCCGCAGACTCCTGGGATGA
- a CDS encoding 3-hydroxyacyl-CoA dehydrogenase — protein sequence MKNITVLGTGVLGSQIAYQTAFHGFDVVAYDIDQAALERASERFRGLAARYTADGVAGAADGGAESAISRIRLTHDLADAASDANLIIEAVPENLALKQGIYRTLAEVAPAKTIFATNSSTLLPSDIVDATGRPDRFLALHFANEIWSHNTAEVMGTPATDPAVYSKVVEFAAQIGMVPIEIKKEKAGYLLNSLLVPFLQAGAELLVDGIAEPAAIDATWRIGTGAPKGPFEIYDIVGLTTAYNISRMGDEKQQKFADLLKEQYIDKGKLGLATGEGFYTYPHEG from the coding sequence ATGAAGAACATCACCGTTCTCGGCACCGGCGTCCTCGGATCGCAGATCGCGTACCAGACCGCCTTCCACGGCTTCGACGTCGTCGCATACGACATCGACCAGGCGGCGCTCGAGCGCGCGTCCGAACGGTTCCGGGGACTCGCCGCGCGATACACCGCCGACGGCGTCGCAGGCGCTGCCGACGGTGGAGCGGAATCGGCGATCAGCCGCATCCGGCTCACGCATGACCTCGCCGACGCCGCCTCTGACGCGAACCTGATCATCGAGGCCGTCCCGGAGAACCTCGCGCTCAAGCAGGGGATCTATCGCACCCTCGCCGAGGTCGCACCGGCGAAGACGATCTTCGCCACCAACTCGTCGACGCTCCTGCCGAGCGACATCGTCGACGCGACGGGTCGCCCCGACCGATTCCTCGCCCTTCACTTCGCCAACGAGATCTGGTCGCACAACACGGCCGAGGTCATGGGCACACCCGCCACAGACCCCGCCGTCTACTCCAAGGTCGTCGAGTTCGCCGCGCAGATCGGCATGGTTCCGATCGAGATCAAGAAGGAGAAGGCCGGCTACCTGCTGAACTCGCTTCTCGTGCCGTTCCTCCAGGCCGGCGCCGAGCTGCTCGTCGACGGCATCGCGGAGCCTGCGGCCATCGACGCGACCTGGCGCATCGGCACCGGGGCGCCGAAGGGCCCGTTCGAGATCTACGACATCGTCGGCCTCACGACCGCGTACAACATCTCGCGCATGGGCGACGAGAAGCAGCAGAAGTTCGCCGATCTGCTCAAGGAGCAGTACATCGACAAGGGCAAGCTGGGCCTCGCCACCGGCGAAGGCTTCTACACCTACCCGCACGAGGGCTGA
- a CDS encoding MarR family winged helix-turn-helix transcriptional regulator has protein sequence MGTRRTDSETVLRSLVAISRRGLVDARFGDAPLSVTDQSIVMAIAEQPGIRSTDIARMFRLNRSTVSRQLAGLTALGIVCEADAGTGRGRPLELTPAGAAAYRGTLDALQDVIETHLTAWSDAEVARFAHDLDRFDRAGEEGTRPTRSTQKEEK, from the coding sequence ATGGGCACACGACGCACGGACAGCGAAACCGTACTCCGCTCGCTGGTCGCCATCTCACGACGCGGCCTCGTCGACGCCCGCTTCGGCGACGCGCCGCTCTCAGTGACCGACCAGTCGATCGTGATGGCGATCGCCGAGCAGCCCGGCATCCGCTCCACCGACATCGCGAGGATGTTCCGCCTCAACCGCTCCACGGTGTCGCGTCAGCTCGCGGGCCTCACCGCTCTCGGCATCGTCTGCGAAGCGGATGCCGGAACCGGACGCGGGCGCCCGCTTGAGCTGACGCCCGCGGGGGCCGCCGCCTACCGCGGCACGCTCGATGCACTGCAGGACGTCATCGAGACGCACCTCACCGCATGGTCGGATGCCGAGGTCGCTCGGTTCGCGCACGATCTCGACCGCTTCGACCGTGCTGGCGAAGAAGGAACCCGACCCACAAGGTCAACACAGAAGGAAGAGAAATGA
- the pepN gene encoding aminopeptidase N — protein MDTANLTREETAARSATVSVRSIRVELDLTGAPERARTGFPTTTTLEFDAIEAETWLDFMGESVESVTVNGEEAPVVYDGARIMLTGLRGSNVVVVSATGAYSRSGEGMHRFHDPADDQTYLYTQYEPADSRRVMACFEQPDMKAAYTFVVDAPAGWEVLSNQTPVKIDAGVGVQRVEFAPTLPISSYITSVAAGPYSRVDGLWEREEQRVELKVFARRSLAQHLEADEILEITRQGLDFFTDAFAYPYPWGKYDQIFVPEYNLGAMENPGLVTFTEAYLSRGAATEAQRAARANTILHEMAHMWFGDLVTMKWWDDLWLKESFADYMGAHASAAATRFRDAWVKFAASRKAWAYKQDQLPTTHPIVADITDLEAAKLNFDGITYAKGAAVLKQLVAFVGDEAFFEGARRYFAANAFGNTTLEDFLVQLSEVSGRDMSGWSQAWLQTSGVSTLWLEEGRVIVQSDPRPHRLRVGLYGWTEGRLVRQSQVAVDITDERTEVELPDAALVLLNDDDLTYAKVRLDARSLETAASSLSSIDDPLARALVWSSLWNSTRDGELDAVRFLEIAQAHVPAESNIGLLVDVLGNAAFALRHFVVSEAQSTAQRAWLDCAWNALQSADAGSDAQLSWARAVATASAFDDARHLEIRAMLDGEAPAGLTVDPDLRWQLLTALVTTGHASTDDIAAEAQRDDTGSGRTAARRAAASRPLATVRAEAWDAAWNDLTLSNDHLDASIAGFRAGGRRDLIAGFDAEYFERIADAWRTRSIELAQRLVVGLFPAADSLAPVDAWLAAHDDAPAALRRIVIEQRDQLARDLRVRGVARHPAAAGR, from the coding sequence ATGGACACAGCCAACCTCACCCGTGAGGAGACCGCGGCGCGATCCGCTACGGTCTCCGTGCGCAGCATCCGCGTCGAACTCGACCTGACCGGAGCTCCCGAACGTGCCCGCACGGGTTTCCCGACGACGACCACGCTCGAGTTCGATGCGATCGAGGCGGAGACGTGGCTCGACTTCATGGGCGAATCCGTCGAGAGCGTCACGGTCAACGGTGAAGAGGCTCCCGTCGTCTACGACGGCGCACGGATCATGCTGACAGGACTGAGGGGGTCGAACGTCGTCGTCGTGTCGGCGACCGGTGCATACAGCCGATCGGGCGAGGGCATGCATCGCTTCCACGATCCGGCCGATGACCAGACGTACCTCTACACGCAGTACGAGCCTGCCGACTCGCGACGAGTCATGGCCTGCTTCGAGCAGCCGGATATGAAGGCGGCGTACACCTTCGTCGTGGATGCGCCGGCCGGGTGGGAGGTGCTGTCCAACCAGACGCCCGTCAAGATCGATGCGGGTGTCGGTGTACAGCGGGTCGAGTTCGCACCGACGCTGCCGATCTCCAGCTACATCACGAGCGTCGCAGCCGGCCCCTACTCCCGTGTCGACGGTCTCTGGGAGCGCGAAGAGCAGCGCGTGGAACTGAAGGTCTTCGCAAGGCGCTCGCTGGCGCAGCACCTCGAAGCCGACGAGATCCTCGAGATCACACGGCAGGGGCTCGACTTCTTCACGGATGCCTTCGCCTACCCGTACCCCTGGGGAAAGTACGACCAGATCTTCGTCCCCGAGTACAACCTCGGCGCCATGGAGAATCCAGGACTGGTCACCTTCACCGAGGCCTATCTGTCACGGGGAGCAGCGACGGAGGCGCAACGCGCCGCCCGTGCGAACACGATCCTGCACGAGATGGCGCATATGTGGTTCGGCGACCTCGTGACGATGAAGTGGTGGGACGACCTGTGGCTGAAGGAATCGTTCGCGGACTACATGGGCGCACACGCCTCGGCGGCCGCGACGCGATTCCGCGACGCCTGGGTGAAGTTCGCCGCGAGCCGCAAGGCGTGGGCCTACAAGCAGGATCAGCTGCCGACCACGCATCCGATCGTCGCGGACATCACCGACCTGGAGGCGGCGAAGCTCAACTTCGACGGGATCACCTACGCCAAGGGCGCGGCCGTGCTCAAGCAGTTGGTCGCGTTCGTCGGCGACGAGGCGTTCTTCGAAGGGGCGCGCAGGTACTTCGCGGCGAACGCCTTCGGCAACACGACCCTCGAGGACTTCCTCGTGCAGCTCAGCGAGGTGTCGGGGCGGGACATGAGCGGCTGGTCGCAAGCCTGGCTCCAGACGTCGGGCGTGTCGACTCTGTGGCTCGAAGAGGGCCGCGTGATCGTGCAGAGCGATCCCCGTCCACACCGTCTGCGCGTCGGTCTCTATGGATGGACCGAGGGGCGGCTCGTGCGCCAGTCGCAGGTCGCGGTGGACATCACCGACGAACGCACCGAGGTGGAGCTGCCTGACGCGGCCCTCGTGCTGCTCAACGATGACGACCTGACCTATGCCAAGGTCCGGTTGGACGCGCGATCCCTCGAGACCGCGGCGTCGTCGCTGTCGTCGATCGACGACCCGCTCGCACGAGCGCTCGTCTGGTCGTCGCTGTGGAACTCGACCCGCGACGGCGAACTCGACGCCGTGCGCTTCCTCGAGATCGCTCAGGCGCATGTGCCCGCGGAATCGAACATCGGCCTGCTCGTCGACGTCCTCGGCAACGCGGCGTTCGCCCTGCGGCACTTCGTGGTGTCCGAAGCTCAGAGCACAGCCCAGCGCGCGTGGCTCGACTGCGCATGGAACGCCCTGCAATCGGCTGACGCCGGAAGCGACGCGCAGCTGTCGTGGGCGCGCGCGGTGGCGACGGCATCCGCCTTCGACGATGCACGCCACCTCGAGATCAGGGCCATGCTCGACGGTGAGGCGCCCGCGGGGCTGACCGTCGACCCCGACCTGCGGTGGCAGCTGCTCACTGCTCTCGTGACGACGGGGCACGCCTCGACGGACGACATCGCGGCCGAGGCCCAGCGCGACGACACCGGCAGTGGACGCACCGCCGCCAGGCGCGCCGCAGCATCACGGCCGCTCGCGACGGTGCGCGCCGAGGCGTGGGATGCCGCCTGGAACGATCTCACGCTCAGCAACGACCATCTGGACGCGTCAATCGCCGGGTTCCGTGCGGGCGGGCGTCGCGACCTGATCGCGGGCTTCGACGCGGAGTACTTCGAGCGGATCGCCGATGCCTGGCGCACGCGCAGTATCGAGCTCGCTCAGCGTCTCGTCGTCGGGCTCTTTCCTGCAGCCGATTCGCTCGCGCCAGTCGACGCCTGGCTCGCGGCCCATGACGACGCCCCTGCGGCGCTGCGGCGCATCGTCATCGAGCAGCGCGATCAGCTCGCGAGGGATCTGCGGGTGCGAGGTGTTGCCAGGCATCCCGCCGCCGCTGGTCGTTGA
- a CDS encoding aminoglycoside phosphotransferase family protein, which translates to MADSPAAEHSASESDVRALLHAAAPDLVELPLRLVAEGWDNAIWRLGDDLAVRIPRRDVAAPLIRHEQRALPVLGPWLAELGVLSPVPVVNGQPTSSFPWAWSVTPWFSGERALGLPREDNGAWAADLARALGAIHRPAPDDAPSNPFRGNPLATRDGGMQERLAQFRDQPALHDAWAAGLAAPLSTERVWIHGDVHPGNVLVRDTRIAALIDFGDVTAGDPAYDLAAHWLLFDRAGRTAFRDATRDRYDGTTWTRARAWAAYLTLVFLTQSDDLPEYREIGTSTAAELALPAST; encoded by the coding sequence ATGGCGGACTCCCCCGCCGCCGAACACTCGGCTTCCGAGTCCGATGTCCGCGCGCTTCTGCACGCCGCCGCACCGGATCTCGTCGAACTGCCCCTGCGTCTCGTCGCCGAAGGCTGGGACAACGCGATCTGGAGGCTGGGCGACGACCTGGCCGTACGGATCCCCCGCCGCGACGTGGCCGCACCGCTGATCCGGCACGAACAGCGCGCGCTGCCGGTCCTCGGGCCTTGGCTGGCCGAGCTCGGCGTGCTCTCTCCTGTGCCCGTCGTGAACGGCCAGCCGACGTCGAGTTTCCCGTGGGCGTGGTCTGTGACCCCGTGGTTCTCAGGCGAACGCGCGCTCGGCCTTCCGAGAGAAGACAACGGTGCCTGGGCTGCAGATCTCGCCCGCGCGCTCGGCGCCATCCACCGTCCGGCGCCGGATGATGCACCGTCGAATCCCTTCCGCGGCAACCCCTTGGCGACGCGCGACGGAGGGATGCAGGAGCGGCTCGCGCAGTTCCGCGACCAGCCGGCCCTGCACGACGCATGGGCAGCGGGCCTGGCCGCACCCCTCTCGACCGAGCGGGTCTGGATTCACGGCGACGTGCATCCCGGAAACGTCCTCGTGCGCGACACGCGCATCGCGGCCCTGATCGACTTCGGCGACGTCACAGCCGGCGACCCCGCTTACGACCTCGCCGCGCATTGGCTGCTGTTCGACCGCGCGGGTCGAACGGCGTTCCGCGACGCGACGCGCGATCGCTACGACGGCACGACATGGACGCGTGCCCGCGCCTGGGCCGCATACCTCACCCTCGTCTTCCTGACGCAGAGCGACGATCTGCCCGAGTACCGCGAGATCGGGACGAGCACCGCAGCCGAGCTCGCCCTCCCCGCATCGACGTGA
- a CDS encoding MBL fold metallo-hydrolase: MRVTKFEHAALRIDEGGDTLLIDPGSFTSPIDDLSGLVAVVITHEHPDHWTPEHLDRILRAAPGTPIYAPSGVAGAAEGHEITVVSPGDTVQAGAFTLRFFGGLHAVIHSSIPVIENVGVLVNDEFYYPGDSYALPDEVEVGTLAAPLGAPWLKIGDAMDYVLAVKPRRSFGTHDMTLSIAGKTMHRQRLQWATEQNGGEFFVLEPGESLDV; the protein is encoded by the coding sequence ATGCGCGTCACGAAGTTCGAACATGCCGCCCTCCGCATCGACGAAGGAGGCGACACTCTGCTGATCGATCCGGGTTCGTTCACATCGCCGATCGACGACCTCAGCGGTCTCGTCGCCGTAGTGATCACGCACGAGCATCCCGACCACTGGACCCCTGAGCATCTCGACCGCATCCTGCGAGCAGCACCCGGCACGCCGATCTACGCGCCGTCCGGGGTGGCCGGCGCGGCCGAAGGCCACGAGATCACCGTCGTCTCCCCCGGTGACACGGTGCAGGCCGGCGCGTTCACGCTGCGGTTCTTCGGCGGCCTGCATGCGGTGATCCACTCGTCGATCCCTGTCATCGAGAACGTCGGCGTGCTCGTGAACGACGAGTTCTATTATCCGGGCGACTCCTACGCTTTGCCCGACGAGGTCGAGGTCGGCACGCTCGCCGCTCCGCTGGGCGCACCCTGGCTCAAGATCGGCGACGCCATGGACTACGTGCTCGCCGTCAAGCCACGTCGTTCGTTCGGGACTCACGACATGACGTTGTCGATCGCAGGCAAGACCATGCATCGACAGCGTCTCCAGTGGGCGACGGAGCAGAACGGCGGCGAGTTCTTCGTGCTCGAGCCGGGCGAATCGCTCGACGTCTGA
- a CDS encoding RNA polymerase sigma factor, whose product MEQSSDEEIWRRVLDGDARAFALIWDRHRDRVFRALISLRSEPTDAEDLSAMTFLELWRRRRQVRFVDASLLPWLLVTAHNVHRNAARARRRHRALLSRVPAAEHAPDPADLVADGTPLTRAVREVLDAARPDDRVLLALTVLDGLTVREAALALGIGESAAKMRLSRLRRRISDVAEPVKTAESAPILEGEIT is encoded by the coding sequence ATGGAGCAGTCGAGCGACGAGGAGATCTGGCGGCGTGTGCTGGACGGCGACGCCCGCGCCTTCGCCCTGATCTGGGATCGGCACCGCGATCGTGTGTTCCGCGCACTGATCTCCCTTCGGAGTGAGCCGACGGACGCCGAGGATCTGTCCGCAATGACCTTCCTCGAGCTGTGGCGCAGGCGTCGCCAGGTGCGATTCGTCGACGCCTCGCTCCTGCCCTGGTTGCTCGTGACCGCGCACAACGTGCATCGCAACGCCGCGCGGGCGAGGCGACGGCACCGAGCGCTGCTCTCCCGGGTCCCGGCGGCGGAGCACGCTCCCGACCCGGCCGACCTCGTGGCCGACGGGACGCCGCTGACGCGAGCTGTGCGCGAGGTGCTCGACGCCGCACGCCCCGACGACCGCGTCCTGCTCGCATTGACCGTGCTCGACGGGCTCACCGTCCGAGAAGCCGCACTGGCTCTGGGCATCGGCGAGTCCGCCGCGAAGATGCGCCTGTCCCGTCTCCGAAGACGTATCTCCGACGTGGCGGAACCCGTGAAGACCGCGGAATCCGCGCCGATCCTGGAAGGAGAGATCACATGA
- a CDS encoding acyltransferase family protein produces MSSAALSSKPRSAPADRDLTLDLARVACVVLVVFVHILFTGVGRAADGSLLIERTVESQPWFTAATWFANIMPLFFVVGGYAARAGWRSTVARGDSADAFVRVRLARLARPALPLFAFFTLALGVCRLLRLDPAFVDTVSIGVGSPLWFLAAYMIVQAAAPLMMRLHARYRGWVLLWLFAAAVAVDAFRFLFVGSVLGIDAVPSTGYGLGQELFGIPNIAFVWLFAQQVGFFLFDGWFAKRTWSQLVGLVAAGYLVLWGQVSLGGYSWSMLGNQWPPTATMAVLAVVQASALTLLHRPLAALMRTRSAQGAVFVIGSRLMTIYLWHLPVIMVLIGIELMLPWPLPAPGSATWWWTRPLFLLLVLATVWVLSLWLVRFETAPKRGIQRFSSTTATSAAVVLFIAPTIAITAYGLDFPLALIALVCTLASLWLTGSKKM; encoded by the coding sequence ATGAGCAGCGCCGCCCTCTCCTCGAAGCCCCGATCTGCACCCGCGGACCGCGACCTCACCCTCGATCTCGCTCGCGTCGCATGCGTCGTCCTGGTCGTGTTCGTGCACATTCTGTTCACGGGAGTCGGCCGCGCCGCTGACGGATCACTGCTCATCGAACGGACGGTGGAATCGCAGCCGTGGTTCACCGCTGCGACGTGGTTCGCCAACATCATGCCGTTGTTCTTCGTCGTGGGCGGCTACGCCGCCCGAGCAGGCTGGCGTTCCACCGTCGCTCGCGGAGACTCTGCAGACGCCTTCGTGCGGGTGCGCCTCGCTCGGCTCGCACGCCCCGCGTTGCCACTGTTCGCGTTCTTCACGCTGGCGCTCGGCGTCTGCCGTCTCCTCCGTCTCGACCCCGCGTTCGTCGACACTGTCTCGATCGGCGTGGGGTCGCCGCTCTGGTTCCTCGCCGCCTACATGATCGTGCAGGCGGCTGCGCCGCTGATGATGCGCCTGCACGCGCGATACCGCGGCTGGGTGCTGCTCTGGCTGTTCGCTGCCGCGGTCGCCGTCGACGCTTTCCGGTTCTTGTTCGTCGGGAGCGTGCTCGGGATCGACGCCGTGCCGTCCACCGGCTACGGCCTCGGGCAGGAGCTGTTCGGCATCCCCAACATCGCCTTCGTCTGGCTGTTCGCTCAGCAGGTCGGATTCTTCCTCTTCGACGGCTGGTTCGCGAAACGGACGTGGTCGCAACTCGTCGGACTCGTCGCTGCGGGCTATCTGGTGCTGTGGGGGCAGGTCTCCCTCGGCGGCTATTCGTGGAGCATGCTGGGCAATCAGTGGCCGCCGACCGCGACGATGGCCGTGCTGGCGGTGGTGCAGGCATCCGCTCTCACCCTGCTGCACCGTCCCCTCGCAGCACTTATGCGCACCCGGAGCGCGCAGGGCGCGGTGTTCGTGATCGGCTCCCGGCTGATGACGATCTACCTGTGGCACCTGCCAGTGATCATGGTGCTCATCGGCATCGAGTTGATGCTGCCATGGCCTTTGCCCGCCCCGGGGAGCGCCACGTGGTGGTGGACGAGACCGCTGTTCCTCCTGCTCGTGCTCGCGACGGTCTGGGTGCTGTCTCTGTGGCTGGTGCGCTTCGAGACGGCGCCAAAGCGGGGCATCCAACGCTTCTCGTCGACCACCGCGACGTCAGCGGCCGTCGTCCTGTTCATCGCCCCGACGATCGCGATCACGGCATACGGGCTCGATTTCCCGCTCGCCCTCATCGCGCTCGTCTGCACCCTCGCCTCGCTGTGGCTGACCGGATCGAAGAAGATGTGA
- a CDS encoding MFS transporter, which yields MAVTEPTLITEPPVFRRDVRVHAWIAVKALSDAGDALWTIALAWTAVQIASPAVAGLIVAAGTVPRAIVLLWGGVIADRADPRRIMLLFNVLRICVLIGVALWVLAAPPSVIVLLVAAVAFGVCDAFYEPSAGTIARQLVRASDLPSYGAVAQTASRLGTMAGSAAGGVLVAYLGLSGSASANALTFVVVVAFIAIWLRPRFVLARAPKESTLRGIGRGFAHLREEPTTRTLVIALSGLNLAVGPAVGIGLALRAHDEGWGAQAVGLFEALLGLGAALGAVCVARWRPRHEAMGGFRALVVQGAAIVALGVGPIWTVAASAFVIGCTAGFASVLLSATFSATVDTAYLGRMGSLTRLGDDCLMPLAMAAFGALATATALWVPFAIFGGAMMALMVLPLRNPMFRAMALRT from the coding sequence ATGGCCGTCACCGAACCCACCCTGATCACCGAGCCTCCCGTCTTCCGACGGGACGTGCGCGTGCACGCCTGGATCGCCGTGAAGGCCCTCTCCGATGCCGGCGACGCCCTCTGGACGATCGCTCTCGCCTGGACGGCCGTGCAGATCGCCTCCCCCGCCGTCGCGGGGCTCATCGTCGCCGCCGGCACCGTGCCACGAGCGATCGTGCTGCTGTGGGGCGGCGTGATCGCGGATCGAGCCGATCCGCGGCGGATCATGCTGCTGTTCAACGTGCTGCGCATCTGCGTGCTGATCGGCGTGGCCCTATGGGTGCTGGCCGCTCCGCCCAGCGTGATCGTGCTGCTCGTGGCCGCGGTCGCGTTCGGCGTGTGCGACGCCTTCTACGAGCCCTCGGCGGGCACGATCGCCCGGCAGCTCGTGAGGGCGTCCGACCTTCCCTCCTACGGCGCCGTCGCACAGACCGCGTCCCGGCTGGGAACCATGGCGGGATCGGCCGCAGGCGGCGTGCTCGTGGCGTATCTGGGCCTGAGCGGAAGCGCCTCTGCGAACGCACTGACCTTCGTCGTGGTCGTCGCGTTCATCGCCATCTGGCTGCGCCCGCGGTTCGTCCTCGCGAGGGCCCCGAAGGAGTCGACGCTGCGCGGCATCGGACGAGGGTTCGCGCACCTGCGAGAGGAGCCGACGACGCGGACACTCGTGATCGCTCTGTCCGGGCTCAACCTCGCCGTCGGCCCCGCCGTCGGCATCGGACTCGCGCTGCGTGCGCACGACGAGGGCTGGGGAGCGCAGGCGGTCGGGCTGTTCGAAGCGCTGCTGGGTCTCGGCGCCGCACTCGGCGCGGTGTGCGTGGCCCGCTGGCGACCACGGCACGAGGCGATGGGCGGCTTCCGGGCACTCGTCGTGCAGGGGGCGGCGATCGTCGCCCTCGGCGTCGGCCCGATCTGGACGGTGGCCGCGTCAGCGTTCGTGATCGGCTGCACGGCCGGATTCGCGTCCGTGCTGCTGAGCGCCACGTTCTCGGCCACGGTCGACACCGCCTATCTGGGGCGCATGGGATCCCTCACCCGTCTCGGCGACGACTGTCTGATGCCGCTCGCGATGGCGGCGTTCGGAGCGCTGGCGACCGCCACCGCTCTGTGGGTTCCGTTCGCGATCTTCGGCGGCGCGATGATGGCGCTGATGGTGCTCCCCCTGCGCAACCCGATGTTCCGCGCGATGGCTCTCCGTACGTAG